The Syngnathoides biaculeatus isolate LvHL_M chromosome 6, ASM1980259v1, whole genome shotgun sequence genome has a window encoding:
- the LOC133502424 gene encoding SRSF protein kinase 2-like isoform X2, with the protein MISRKVLAMQSRKRRLKGKKEKPAHHRRPETQQKASASVPPPPPPPPPPPEPAGPPEPEEEILGSDDEEQEDPADYCKGGYHPVKIGDLFNGRYHVIRKLGWGHFSTVWLCWDIQVKNFVAMKVVKSAQHYTETALDEIKLLRCVRESDPSDPNKDMVVQLIDDFKISGVNGIHVCMVFEVLGHHLLKWIIKSNYQGLPLPCVKSIIKQVLQGLDYLHTKCKIIHTDIKPENILMCVDDTFVRRMAMEATEWQKAGAPPPSGSAVSTAPQLKPVGKISKNKKKKLKKKQKRQAELLEKRMLEIEALEREAEKKDERTNEEGDDEEEEEEGANEDEASERPEPERPSAPTSAAPRSTPPGPGVALGESDEDDDDEEDDGEEEEEEGGERPARLTNHTCASHNEEPGEEAEAPRIVDQNRDDEPEDEEPTPVAEKDTPIPPGNGDLTQTEEREEEEEQEEEDALKGSELEKEEEETRERVTDEVKENDHEEKETEEEKDEEEEEEEAEEEDDDDTTADLLTESSSPVKTHANKTKEVKTNGHVLLAPEGPDAHLLPTPETLLCPLVESELSYTDRDLSLSSGYEMFNGEGGEPGLTNGSGERVRGTVALFPELPLDPEPGSPGSGGTGDTGAGKSPDSPAADRSRTVSSSSTGDTPKARARAADLLINPLDPRNAESIRVKIADLGNACWVHKHFTEDIQTRQYRSIEVLIGAGYSTPADIWSTACMAFELATGDYLFEPHSGEDYSRDEDHIALISELLGKVPRKVYAAGRYSREFFSKKGELRHITKLKPWSLFDVLVEKYGWAHEDAGHFTQFLLPMLEMVPEKRASAGECLNHAWLNS; encoded by the exons GCCTGAGACGCAGCAGAAAGCTTCGGCGAGCGTACCCcctcccccgccgccccctccgCCTCCCCCTGAGCCGGCGGGGCCCCCGGAGCCGGAGGAGGAAATCCTTGGCTCCGACGATGAGGAGCAGGAGGACCCAGCGGACTACTGCAAAG GAGGCTACCACCCGGTCAAGATCGGGGATTTGTTCAACGGGAGGTACCATGTGATAAGGAAGTTGGGGTGGGGCCATTTCTCCACAGTATGGCTGTGCTGGGACATTCA AGTGAAGAACTTTGTGGCCATGAAGGTGGTGAAGAGCGCCCAGCATTACACCGAGACGGCCTTGGATGAGATCAAACTGCTGCGATGC GTGAGGGAGAGCGACCCCTCTGACCCCAACAAGGACATGGTGGTCCAACTCATAGATGACTTCAAGATCTCTGGGGTCAACGGCATTC ATGTGTGTATGGTCTTCGAAGTGCTGGGTCACCACCTGCTCAAGTGGATCATCAAGTCCAATTACCAAGGCCTGCCACTACCGTGCGTCAAGAGCATCATCAAACAG GTTTTGCAAGGGCTGGACTACCTGCACACCAAATGCAAAATCATCCACACGGACATCAAGCCCGAGAACATCCTGATGTGCGTGGACGACACGTTTGTGAGGCGCATGGCCATGGAGGCCACCGAGTGGCAGAAGGCCGGCGCGCCGCCCCCTTCCGGGTCAGCAG ttagCACAGCCCCACAGCTCAAACCG GTGGGGAAGATCtccaagaacaagaagaagaagctgaagaagaagcagaagcgTCAGGCCGAGCTGCTGGAGAAGAGGATGCTGGAGATCGAAGCCCTGGAGAGGGAAGCCGAGAAAAAAGACGAGCGGACCAATGAAGAGGGCGACgacgaagaggaagaggaggagggggcgaACGAAGACGAGGCGTCGGAGCGGCCCGAGCCGGAGCGGCCGTCCGCGCCGACCTCGGCGGCGCCGCGGTCGACCCCGCCGGGTCCCGGCGTGGCCCTCGGGGAAagcgacgaggacgacgacgacgaggaggatgacggcgaagaggaggaggaggaaggtggCGAAAGGCCCGCCAGGTTGACCAATCACACAT GTGCTTCGCACAACGAGGAGCCCGGCGAGGAGGCGGAGGCACCCCGCATCGTTGACCAAAACCGGGACGATGAACCGGAAGACGAGGAGCCCACGCCCGTGGCCGAGAAAGACACCCCGATCCCGCCCGGGAATGGAGATTTGACCCAGACggaggagagggaggaggaggaggagcaggaggaagaggatgcACTGAAAGGGTCGGAGTTggaaaaggaggaagaggagaccCGGGAAAGAGTCACCGACGAGGTGAAAGAAAATGATCATGAGGAGAAggaaacagaagaagaaaaggatgaagaagaagaagaggaggaagcggaggaggaggacgacgacgacaccACCGCTGACCTCCTCACAGAATCGAGCTCCCCCGTCAAGACGCACGCTAATAAAACCAAGGAGGTTAAAACCAACGGCCACGTCCTTCTGGCCCCAGAGGGGCCGGACGCCCACCTGCTCCCCACACCCGAGACTCTCCTCTGCCCCCTGGTGGAGTCTGAGCTCAGCTACACCGACAGGGATCTCTCGCTCAGCTCCGGCTACGAGATGTTCAACGGCGAGGGGGGCGAGCCGGGACTCACCAACGGCTCGGGCGAGCGTGTGAGGGGCACCGTGGCGCTATTTCCAGAGTTGCCCCTGGATCCCGAGCCCGGAAGTCCCGGAAGCGGAGGGACGGGTGACACCGGAGCTGGGAAGTCGCCAGACAGCCCCGCGGCGGACCGTAGCCGGACCGTATCCTCATCCAGCACGGGGGACACACCGAAAG CGCGAGCCCGAGCTGCAGACCTCCTGATCAACCCACTTGACCCCCGCAATGCCGAATCTATCAGAGTGAAAATAGCTGACCTTGGGAATGCCTGCTGGGTG CACAAGCACTTTACGGAGGACATCCAGACGAGACAGTACCGCTCCATCGAAGTGCTGATAGGAGCCGGTTACAGCACTCCTGCCGACATCTGGAGCACCGCCTGcatg GCCTTTGAGCTGGCCACGGGGGACTACCTGTTCGAGCCGCATTCTGGCGAGGACTACTCCAGGGATGAGG ACCACATCGCTCTGATCTCGGAGCTCCTCGGGAAGGTCCCACGCAAAGTGTACGCGGCCGGGAGGTACAGCCGAGAGTTTTTCTCCAAGAAAG GCGAGCTGCGGCACATCACCAAGCTGAAGCCGTGGTCGCTGTTCGACGTGCTGGTGGAGAAGTACGGCTGGGCTCACGAGGACGCCGGTCACTTCACCCAATTCCTGCTGCCCATGCTGGAGATGGTGCCCGAGAAGAGGGCGTCCGCGGGCGAATGCCTCAACCACGCGTGGCTCAACTCGTAG
- the adck2 gene encoding uncharacterized aarF domain-containing protein kinase 2, with amino-acid sequence MALAVLGARAVLVNLRSNLQRGNLFGRIRLLRTSTSSCLLKRRQILINIPKVALLCWGTASASSAKCQQASLPVRITNRKSLAKVQVHKLVFLLRLGLRAVVLFLKFSPILLLYPLALVSTRWASFWLDALLWVTESSGPAFIKLGQWASTRRDIFPPEFCDRFSRLHVKVRPHPWAHTKQCLERAFGEGWKKVLAFESKEPVGSGCVAQVYRGWANKDQVEDPDFQTLVEEMEREDLRQAWEIPGLSGMGSSVWNLWKGGSKDDGETLLEQNIAQKDHMIPVAIKVLHPGLRRLVETDLLLMKAASFLLHCLPGLKWLSLREIVDEFEKLMTKQIDLRYEAKNMEHFRENFRKVDYVKFPTPLRPFVTRTVLVETFEESEPISDYLRAETPQEVKRRIARMGVDTLLKMVFVDNFVHADLHPGNILVQCCGPPSGSSDGPAGDGGKTTLTDLWDTVVVSVRPEPRPLQLVLLDAGIVAQLSSHDLDNFKAVFTAVVRRQGETVAELILHHARANECKDVARFKEDMADLVDVALSSTLSLGKIQVADLLSRVFGLLIKHKVKLESNFASIVFAIMVLEGLGRSLDPNLDILELAKPLLLKNCASLV; translated from the exons ATGGCACTAGCGGTTTTAGGAGCGAGAGCGGTTCTTGTCAACCTGAGGTCCAATCTCCAAAGAGGAAACCTTTTTGGTCGAATCAGACTCCTCCGGACTTCCACGTCATCGTGCCTGCTCAAGAGGAGGCAGATTCTGATCAACATCCCCAAGGTGGCTTTGCTGTGTTGGGGCACGGCCAGCGCGTCCTCGGCCAAATGCCAACAAGCGTCTCTGCCGGTCCGCATCACCAACAGGAAGTCTCTTGCCAAGGTTCAAGTGCACAAACTGGTCTTTCTCCTCCGCCTGGGCCTACGTGCGGTAGTGCTGTTCCTGAAATTCTCCCCCATCCTGCTCCTCTACCCCTTGGCGCTCGTGTCCACTCGCTGGGCCTCGTTCTGGTTGGACGCCCTGCTGTGGGTGACCGAAAGTTCGGGCCCGGCCTTTATTAAGCTGGGGCAGTGGGCCAGCACCAGGCGGGACATCTTCCCTCCAGAGTTCTGCGACCGCTTCTCCCGGCTGCACGTGAAGGTACGTCCTCACCCCTGGGCCCACACTAAGCAGTGTCTCGAGAGGGCGTTCGGGGAGGGCTGGAAGAAGGTGCTCGCGTTCGAGAGCAAGGAGCCGGTGGGCTCGGGGTGCGTGGCGCAGGTTTACCGCGGCTGGGCCAACAAGGACCAGGTGGAGGACCCGGACTTCCAGACGCTGGTGGAGGAGATGGAGAGGGAGGATCTCCGGCAAGCGTGGGAGATCCCTGGTCTGAGCGGAATGGGAAGTTCGGTGTGGAATCTCTGGAAGGGAGGAAGCAAGGACGACGGAGAGACGCTGCTTGAACAGAACATCGCTCAGAAGGATCACATGATACCTGTGGCCATCAAG GTGCTCCACCCGGGCTTGAGGCGGCTAGTGGAGACGGACCTGCTGCTGATGAAGGCCGCCAGCTTTCTGCTGCACTGCCTGCCCGGACTCAAGTGGCTCAGCCTGCGCGAGATCGTCGACGAGTTCGAGAAGCTCATGACCAAGCAG ATCGATCTCCGTTACGAAGCCAAGAACATGGAGCACTTCCGCGAGAATTTCCGCAAGGTGGACTACGTCAAGTTCCCCACTCCGTTACGCCCTTTCGTCACCCGGACCGTTCTAGTTGAAACGTTTGAA GAGAGCGAGCCCATCTCCGACTACCTGAGAGCGGAGACCCCCCAGGAGGTGAAACGCAGGATTGCCAGGATGGGAGTCGACACCCTGCTAAAAATG GTTTTCGTGGATAACTTCGTCCACGCGGATCTCCATCCAGGCAACATCTTGGTGCAGTGTTGCGGCCCACCCTCAGGCTCCTCAGACGGGCCCGCCGGAGACGGCGGTAAGACCACCCTCACCGACCTGTGGGACACGGTGGTGGTGAGCGTCAGGCCCGAGCCGCGCCCTCTGCAACTGGTGCTGCTGGACGCCGGCATCGTCGCCCAGCTGAGCAGCCACGACCTGGACAACTTCAAGGCCGTCTTTACAGCCGTGGTGCGGCGGCAG GGCGAGACGGTAGCAGAGCTGATCCTCCATCACGCTCGGGCCAACGAGTGCAAAGACGTGGCGCGCTTCAAGGAGGACATGGCGGACCTGGTGGACGTAGCCCTCAGCAGCACCCTCTCCCTTGGAAAA ATCCAGGTCGCTGACTTGCTTTCCAGAGTCTTCGGCCTGCTCATCAAACACAAG GTGAAGCTGGAGAGTAACTTTGCATCCATCGTGTTCGCCATCATGGTGCTGGAGGGGCTGGGCCGCTCCTTGGACCCAAACCTGGACATCCTGGAGCTGGCCAAACCGCTGCTGCTGAAAAACTGTGCCTCACTTGTATAA
- the LOC133502424 gene encoding SRSF protein kinase 2-like isoform X1 — MISRKVLAMQSRKRRLKGKKEKPAHHRRPETQQKASASVPPPPPPPPPPPEPAGPPEPEEEILGSDDEEQEDPADYCKGGYHPVKIGDLFNGRYHVIRKLGWGHFSTVWLCWDIQVKNFVAMKVVKSAQHYTETALDEIKLLRCVRESDPSDPNKDMVVQLIDDFKISGVNGIHVCMVFEVLGHHLLKWIIKSNYQGLPLPCVKSIIKQVLQGLDYLHTKCKIIHTDIKPENILMCVDDTFVRRMAMEATEWQKAGAPPPSGSAVSTAPQLKPVSTTDVGKISKNKKKKLKKKQKRQAELLEKRMLEIEALEREAEKKDERTNEEGDDEEEEEEGANEDEASERPEPERPSAPTSAAPRSTPPGPGVALGESDEDDDDEEDDGEEEEEEGGERPARLTNHTCASHNEEPGEEAEAPRIVDQNRDDEPEDEEPTPVAEKDTPIPPGNGDLTQTEEREEEEEQEEEDALKGSELEKEEEETRERVTDEVKENDHEEKETEEEKDEEEEEEEAEEEDDDDTTADLLTESSSPVKTHANKTKEVKTNGHVLLAPEGPDAHLLPTPETLLCPLVESELSYTDRDLSLSSGYEMFNGEGGEPGLTNGSGERVRGTVALFPELPLDPEPGSPGSGGTGDTGAGKSPDSPAADRSRTVSSSSTGDTPKARARAADLLINPLDPRNAESIRVKIADLGNACWVHKHFTEDIQTRQYRSIEVLIGAGYSTPADIWSTACMAFELATGDYLFEPHSGEDYSRDEDHIALISELLGKVPRKVYAAGRYSREFFSKKGELRHITKLKPWSLFDVLVEKYGWAHEDAGHFTQFLLPMLEMVPEKRASAGECLNHAWLNS, encoded by the exons GCCTGAGACGCAGCAGAAAGCTTCGGCGAGCGTACCCcctcccccgccgccccctccgCCTCCCCCTGAGCCGGCGGGGCCCCCGGAGCCGGAGGAGGAAATCCTTGGCTCCGACGATGAGGAGCAGGAGGACCCAGCGGACTACTGCAAAG GAGGCTACCACCCGGTCAAGATCGGGGATTTGTTCAACGGGAGGTACCATGTGATAAGGAAGTTGGGGTGGGGCCATTTCTCCACAGTATGGCTGTGCTGGGACATTCA AGTGAAGAACTTTGTGGCCATGAAGGTGGTGAAGAGCGCCCAGCATTACACCGAGACGGCCTTGGATGAGATCAAACTGCTGCGATGC GTGAGGGAGAGCGACCCCTCTGACCCCAACAAGGACATGGTGGTCCAACTCATAGATGACTTCAAGATCTCTGGGGTCAACGGCATTC ATGTGTGTATGGTCTTCGAAGTGCTGGGTCACCACCTGCTCAAGTGGATCATCAAGTCCAATTACCAAGGCCTGCCACTACCGTGCGTCAAGAGCATCATCAAACAG GTTTTGCAAGGGCTGGACTACCTGCACACCAAATGCAAAATCATCCACACGGACATCAAGCCCGAGAACATCCTGATGTGCGTGGACGACACGTTTGTGAGGCGCATGGCCATGGAGGCCACCGAGTGGCAGAAGGCCGGCGCGCCGCCCCCTTCCGGGTCAGCAG ttagCACAGCCCCACAGCTCAAACCGGTGAGTACGACTGAT GTGGGGAAGATCtccaagaacaagaagaagaagctgaagaagaagcagaagcgTCAGGCCGAGCTGCTGGAGAAGAGGATGCTGGAGATCGAAGCCCTGGAGAGGGAAGCCGAGAAAAAAGACGAGCGGACCAATGAAGAGGGCGACgacgaagaggaagaggaggagggggcgaACGAAGACGAGGCGTCGGAGCGGCCCGAGCCGGAGCGGCCGTCCGCGCCGACCTCGGCGGCGCCGCGGTCGACCCCGCCGGGTCCCGGCGTGGCCCTCGGGGAAagcgacgaggacgacgacgacgaggaggatgacggcgaagaggaggaggaggaaggtggCGAAAGGCCCGCCAGGTTGACCAATCACACAT GTGCTTCGCACAACGAGGAGCCCGGCGAGGAGGCGGAGGCACCCCGCATCGTTGACCAAAACCGGGACGATGAACCGGAAGACGAGGAGCCCACGCCCGTGGCCGAGAAAGACACCCCGATCCCGCCCGGGAATGGAGATTTGACCCAGACggaggagagggaggaggaggaggagcaggaggaagaggatgcACTGAAAGGGTCGGAGTTggaaaaggaggaagaggagaccCGGGAAAGAGTCACCGACGAGGTGAAAGAAAATGATCATGAGGAGAAggaaacagaagaagaaaaggatgaagaagaagaagaggaggaagcggaggaggaggacgacgacgacaccACCGCTGACCTCCTCACAGAATCGAGCTCCCCCGTCAAGACGCACGCTAATAAAACCAAGGAGGTTAAAACCAACGGCCACGTCCTTCTGGCCCCAGAGGGGCCGGACGCCCACCTGCTCCCCACACCCGAGACTCTCCTCTGCCCCCTGGTGGAGTCTGAGCTCAGCTACACCGACAGGGATCTCTCGCTCAGCTCCGGCTACGAGATGTTCAACGGCGAGGGGGGCGAGCCGGGACTCACCAACGGCTCGGGCGAGCGTGTGAGGGGCACCGTGGCGCTATTTCCAGAGTTGCCCCTGGATCCCGAGCCCGGAAGTCCCGGAAGCGGAGGGACGGGTGACACCGGAGCTGGGAAGTCGCCAGACAGCCCCGCGGCGGACCGTAGCCGGACCGTATCCTCATCCAGCACGGGGGACACACCGAAAG CGCGAGCCCGAGCTGCAGACCTCCTGATCAACCCACTTGACCCCCGCAATGCCGAATCTATCAGAGTGAAAATAGCTGACCTTGGGAATGCCTGCTGGGTG CACAAGCACTTTACGGAGGACATCCAGACGAGACAGTACCGCTCCATCGAAGTGCTGATAGGAGCCGGTTACAGCACTCCTGCCGACATCTGGAGCACCGCCTGcatg GCCTTTGAGCTGGCCACGGGGGACTACCTGTTCGAGCCGCATTCTGGCGAGGACTACTCCAGGGATGAGG ACCACATCGCTCTGATCTCGGAGCTCCTCGGGAAGGTCCCACGCAAAGTGTACGCGGCCGGGAGGTACAGCCGAGAGTTTTTCTCCAAGAAAG GCGAGCTGCGGCACATCACCAAGCTGAAGCCGTGGTCGCTGTTCGACGTGCTGGTGGAGAAGTACGGCTGGGCTCACGAGGACGCCGGTCACTTCACCCAATTCCTGCTGCCCATGCTGGAGATGGTGCCCGAGAAGAGGGCGTCCGCGGGCGAATGCCTCAACCACGCGTGGCTCAACTCGTAG
- the LOC133502424 gene encoding SRSF protein kinase 2-like isoform X3 yields MSVNSEKSSSPERPETQQKASASVPPPPPPPPPPPEPAGPPEPEEEILGSDDEEQEDPADYCKGGYHPVKIGDLFNGRYHVIRKLGWGHFSTVWLCWDIQVKNFVAMKVVKSAQHYTETALDEIKLLRCVRESDPSDPNKDMVVQLIDDFKISGVNGIHVCMVFEVLGHHLLKWIIKSNYQGLPLPCVKSIIKQVLQGLDYLHTKCKIIHTDIKPENILMCVDDTFVRRMAMEATEWQKAGAPPPSGSAVSTAPQLKPVSTTDVGKISKNKKKKLKKKQKRQAELLEKRMLEIEALEREAEKKDERTNEEGDDEEEEEEGANEDEASERPEPERPSAPTSAAPRSTPPGPGVALGESDEDDDDEEDDGEEEEEEGGERPARLTNHTCASHNEEPGEEAEAPRIVDQNRDDEPEDEEPTPVAEKDTPIPPGNGDLTQTEEREEEEEQEEEDALKGSELEKEEEETRERVTDEVKENDHEEKETEEEKDEEEEEEEAEEEDDDDTTADLLTESSSPVKTHANKTKEVKTNGHVLLAPEGPDAHLLPTPETLLCPLVESELSYTDRDLSLSSGYEMFNGEGGEPGLTNGSGERVRGTVALFPELPLDPEPGSPGSGGTGDTGAGKSPDSPAADRSRTVSSSSTGDTPKARARAADLLINPLDPRNAESIRVKIADLGNACWVHKHFTEDIQTRQYRSIEVLIGAGYSTPADIWSTACMAFELATGDYLFEPHSGEDYSRDEDHIALISELLGKVPRKVYAAGRYSREFFSKKGELRHITKLKPWSLFDVLVEKYGWAHEDAGHFTQFLLPMLEMVPEKRASAGECLNHAWLNS; encoded by the exons GCCTGAGACGCAGCAGAAAGCTTCGGCGAGCGTACCCcctcccccgccgccccctccgCCTCCCCCTGAGCCGGCGGGGCCCCCGGAGCCGGAGGAGGAAATCCTTGGCTCCGACGATGAGGAGCAGGAGGACCCAGCGGACTACTGCAAAG GAGGCTACCACCCGGTCAAGATCGGGGATTTGTTCAACGGGAGGTACCATGTGATAAGGAAGTTGGGGTGGGGCCATTTCTCCACAGTATGGCTGTGCTGGGACATTCA AGTGAAGAACTTTGTGGCCATGAAGGTGGTGAAGAGCGCCCAGCATTACACCGAGACGGCCTTGGATGAGATCAAACTGCTGCGATGC GTGAGGGAGAGCGACCCCTCTGACCCCAACAAGGACATGGTGGTCCAACTCATAGATGACTTCAAGATCTCTGGGGTCAACGGCATTC ATGTGTGTATGGTCTTCGAAGTGCTGGGTCACCACCTGCTCAAGTGGATCATCAAGTCCAATTACCAAGGCCTGCCACTACCGTGCGTCAAGAGCATCATCAAACAG GTTTTGCAAGGGCTGGACTACCTGCACACCAAATGCAAAATCATCCACACGGACATCAAGCCCGAGAACATCCTGATGTGCGTGGACGACACGTTTGTGAGGCGCATGGCCATGGAGGCCACCGAGTGGCAGAAGGCCGGCGCGCCGCCCCCTTCCGGGTCAGCAG ttagCACAGCCCCACAGCTCAAACCGGTGAGTACGACTGAT GTGGGGAAGATCtccaagaacaagaagaagaagctgaagaagaagcagaagcgTCAGGCCGAGCTGCTGGAGAAGAGGATGCTGGAGATCGAAGCCCTGGAGAGGGAAGCCGAGAAAAAAGACGAGCGGACCAATGAAGAGGGCGACgacgaagaggaagaggaggagggggcgaACGAAGACGAGGCGTCGGAGCGGCCCGAGCCGGAGCGGCCGTCCGCGCCGACCTCGGCGGCGCCGCGGTCGACCCCGCCGGGTCCCGGCGTGGCCCTCGGGGAAagcgacgaggacgacgacgacgaggaggatgacggcgaagaggaggaggaggaaggtggCGAAAGGCCCGCCAGGTTGACCAATCACACAT GTGCTTCGCACAACGAGGAGCCCGGCGAGGAGGCGGAGGCACCCCGCATCGTTGACCAAAACCGGGACGATGAACCGGAAGACGAGGAGCCCACGCCCGTGGCCGAGAAAGACACCCCGATCCCGCCCGGGAATGGAGATTTGACCCAGACggaggagagggaggaggaggaggagcaggaggaagaggatgcACTGAAAGGGTCGGAGTTggaaaaggaggaagaggagaccCGGGAAAGAGTCACCGACGAGGTGAAAGAAAATGATCATGAGGAGAAggaaacagaagaagaaaaggatgaagaagaagaagaggaggaagcggaggaggaggacgacgacgacaccACCGCTGACCTCCTCACAGAATCGAGCTCCCCCGTCAAGACGCACGCTAATAAAACCAAGGAGGTTAAAACCAACGGCCACGTCCTTCTGGCCCCAGAGGGGCCGGACGCCCACCTGCTCCCCACACCCGAGACTCTCCTCTGCCCCCTGGTGGAGTCTGAGCTCAGCTACACCGACAGGGATCTCTCGCTCAGCTCCGGCTACGAGATGTTCAACGGCGAGGGGGGCGAGCCGGGACTCACCAACGGCTCGGGCGAGCGTGTGAGGGGCACCGTGGCGCTATTTCCAGAGTTGCCCCTGGATCCCGAGCCCGGAAGTCCCGGAAGCGGAGGGACGGGTGACACCGGAGCTGGGAAGTCGCCAGACAGCCCCGCGGCGGACCGTAGCCGGACCGTATCCTCATCCAGCACGGGGGACACACCGAAAG CGCGAGCCCGAGCTGCAGACCTCCTGATCAACCCACTTGACCCCCGCAATGCCGAATCTATCAGAGTGAAAATAGCTGACCTTGGGAATGCCTGCTGGGTG CACAAGCACTTTACGGAGGACATCCAGACGAGACAGTACCGCTCCATCGAAGTGCTGATAGGAGCCGGTTACAGCACTCCTGCCGACATCTGGAGCACCGCCTGcatg GCCTTTGAGCTGGCCACGGGGGACTACCTGTTCGAGCCGCATTCTGGCGAGGACTACTCCAGGGATGAGG ACCACATCGCTCTGATCTCGGAGCTCCTCGGGAAGGTCCCACGCAAAGTGTACGCGGCCGGGAGGTACAGCCGAGAGTTTTTCTCCAAGAAAG GCGAGCTGCGGCACATCACCAAGCTGAAGCCGTGGTCGCTGTTCGACGTGCTGGTGGAGAAGTACGGCTGGGCTCACGAGGACGCCGGTCACTTCACCCAATTCCTGCTGCCCATGCTGGAGATGGTGCCCGAGAAGAGGGCGTCCGCGGGCGAATGCCTCAACCACGCGTGGCTCAACTCGTAG